A portion of the Melanotaenia boesemani isolate fMelBoe1 chromosome 2, fMelBoe1.pri, whole genome shotgun sequence genome contains these proteins:
- the gcgra gene encoding glucagon receptor, producing the protein MSGLFLFLAMLIVSCSIQVSPAVTLDKLKESWKLYMDECEHNNSKGPLSTGLVCNRTFDNYVCWPDGLPNSTVSVPCPWYLPWHHKVQHGMVHQECDANGQWVTVYNTSECESHDPGQQYYGHIRIMYTVGYSLSLVALVLALGILLFFRKLHCMRNNIHMNLFASFILRALSILIKDALLEANQSQDLSRDQDQGFPSASMTPGELLFNNATSVSCRVAVVMMQYSIMANSYWLLVEGIYLHNLLVITVFTERNYFKIYLCIGWGTPLILLVPWAVVKYLYENQECWEQNINMNYWWIIRAPILLAVVINFLIFIHIIKILVSKLRAHQMRYTDYKFRLAKSTLTLIPLLGIHQVVFIFVTDESTKKNINLRLTKLFTDLFFSSFQGLLVAILYCFVNKEVQSEILKKWKRWKLGRNIEEEYRHTYSNTPNTKTASLLNHVSRLPHFPDIAKSSVPVCSPEEKHMLVAGCHNGTVHNKGMDTSVSQQQVGTISNCALVEDISLTDKIQCYETQKENMESHF; encoded by the exons ATGTCAGGGCTGTTCCTCTTTTTGGCAATGCTCATTGTCTCCTGCAGCATCCAG GTGTCTCCTGCTGTTACCCTGGATAAGCTAAAGGAAAGTTGGAAACTGTACATGGATGAGTGTGAACATAACAACAGTAAAGGTCCACTCAGTACTG GCCTTGTGTGCAATAGGACATTTGACAATTATGTCTGTTGGCCTGATGGACTACCCAATAGCACCGTCAGTGTGCCATGCCCATGGTATTTGCCATGGCATCACAAAG ttCAGCATGGCATGGTACACCAGGAATGTGATGCCAATGGCCAGTGGGTGACCGTTTACAATACCAGTGAGTGTGAGTCTCATGATCCAGGTCAg CAGTACTATGGTCATATTCGGATCATGTACACAGTGGGCTATTCCTTATCCCTGGTGGCTTTGGTTTTGGCTCTTGGCATCCTATTATTTTTCAG GAAACTGCACTGCATGAGGAACAACATCCACATGAATCTGTTTGCCTCCTTCATCCTACGAGCCTTGTCTATCCTCATCAAAGATGCTCTGTTGGAGGCCAACCAATCACAGGACCTCAGCAGAGACCAGGACCAGGGATTTCCCAGCGCATCTATGACTCCAGGGGAGCTACTGTTCAACAATGCA ACATCAGTGAGCTGTCGTGTCGCAGTGGTAATGATGCAGTACAGCATCATGGCCAACAGCTACTGGCTGCTGGTGGAAGGCATCTACCTTCACAACCTCCTGGTCATCACTGTGTTTACAGAGAGGAACTACTTTAAAATCTACCTGTGCATTGGCTGGG GTACACCATTAATATTACTCGTGCCATGGGCGGTTGTTAAGTATTTATATGAAAATCAAGA atgcTGGGagcaaaatataaacatgaattACTGGTGGATAATCCGAGCCCCTATACTGCTTGCTGTTGTg ATCAACTTCCTTATCTTCATCCATATCATCAAAATTCTAGTATCAAAACTTCGAGCACACCAAATGAGATACACAGATTATAAATTCAG GTTGGCCAAGTCAACTTTAACCCTGATCCCACTGCTGGGTATCCATCAGGTGGTCTTTATCTTTGTTACAGACGAGTCCaccaagaaaaacatcaatttgCGTCTCACCAAGCTTTTCACTGATCTCTTCTTCTCATCTTTCCAG GGCCTCCTGGTGGCCATCTTGTATTGTTTTGTCAACAAAGAA GTGCAGTCAGAGATCCTGAAGAAATGGAAGCGCTGGAAGCTAGGGAGGAATATTGAGGAGGAATACCGCCACACCTACAGCAACACCCCCAACACAAAGACAGCCAGCCTGTTGAACCATGTCTCACGGCTgcctcacttcccagacatcGCCAAATCCTCTGTCCCTGTCTGTAGCCCTGAAGAGAAGCACATGCTTGTGGCCGGCTGCCACAATGGCACTGTCCACAACAAGGGCATGGACACATCCGTCTCCCAGCAACAGGTGGGAACCATTAGCAACTGCGCCCTGGTGGAGGATATCAGCCTTACAGATAAAATACAGTGTTATgagacacagaaagaaaatatggaGAGCCACTTTTAa